Proteins encoded by one window of Streptomyces sp. NBC_01571:
- a CDS encoding enoyl-CoA hydratase family protein, with amino-acid sequence MTVVRADHDRAVATLTLDSPANRNALSSALVGELAQGLTRCGEDDGVRAVVLAHTGNTFSAGADLRDPPHPDALVGLLRQIVELPKPVVARVTGHVRAGGLGLLGACDIAVSSAVATFAFTEVRIGVAPAVISLPLLPRTDPRALARYYLTGERFDAAEAVRTGLLTATGDDVDVTLAPVLDGLRRASPQGLAETKRLLTAKVLEAFDQDAVALTALSAELFSSVQAREGMTAFLERRDPAWVV; translated from the coding sequence ATGACCGTCGTGCGCGCGGACCACGACCGCGCCGTCGCCACCCTCACCCTCGACTCGCCCGCCAACCGCAACGCACTGTCGTCCGCGCTCGTGGGCGAACTGGCCCAGGGGCTCACGCGGTGCGGCGAGGACGACGGCGTCCGCGCGGTCGTCCTCGCGCACACCGGCAACACGTTCTCCGCGGGCGCGGACCTGCGCGACCCGCCGCACCCGGACGCGCTCGTCGGTCTGCTGCGGCAGATCGTCGAGCTGCCCAAACCGGTGGTGGCCCGGGTGACCGGGCACGTCCGGGCGGGCGGCCTCGGTCTGCTGGGCGCCTGCGACATCGCCGTCTCCTCCGCCGTGGCCACGTTCGCCTTCACGGAGGTCCGCATCGGCGTCGCGCCCGCCGTCATCTCCCTCCCCCTGCTGCCCCGCACGGACCCGCGCGCCCTCGCCCGGTACTACCTCACCGGTGAACGCTTCGACGCGGCGGAGGCCGTGCGGACGGGACTGCTGACCGCGACGGGCGACGACGTCGACGTGACTCTGGCCCCCGTCCTGGACGGCCTGCGCCGGGCCTCCCCGCAGGGCCTCGCCGAGACGAAACGGCTGCTCACGGCTAAGGTGCTGGAGGCCTTCGACCAGGACGCGGTCGCCCTGACGGCGCTCTCGGCCGAGCTGTTCTCCTCCGTACAGGCCCGCGAGGGGATGACGGCCTTCCTCGAACGACGGGATCCCGCATGGGTGGTGTGA
- a CDS encoding TetR/AcrR family transcriptional regulator: MGARVSRPPHVPKQDRSRATRQRLLAAAVACLAEHGWAGSTVAVVAERAGVSRGAAQHHFPTREDLFTAAVEYVAEERSTALRALFPEGAADRRAVVAALVDLFTGPLFRAALHLWVAASNEEQLRLRVTELEARVGRETHRIAVDLLAADESRPGVRETVQGFLDMSRGLGLANLLTDDAARRERVVAQWGEILNGVLD; this comes from the coding sequence CTGGGCGCGCGCGTCTCCCGCCCCCCGCATGTCCCGAAACAGGACCGCAGCCGGGCCACCCGGCAGCGGCTGCTGGCGGCCGCCGTGGCCTGCCTCGCCGAACACGGCTGGGCGGGCTCCACGGTCGCCGTCGTCGCGGAACGCGCCGGTGTCTCCCGGGGTGCCGCCCAGCACCACTTCCCGACCCGCGAGGACCTGTTCACGGCGGCGGTGGAGTACGTCGCGGAGGAGCGCTCCACGGCCCTGCGCGCCCTCTTCCCGGAGGGTGCCGCCGACCGGCGCGCCGTCGTCGCGGCCCTGGTCGACCTGTTCACCGGCCCGCTCTTCCGCGCCGCCCTCCACCTCTGGGTCGCCGCCTCCAACGAGGAGCAGCTCCGCCTCCGGGTCACCGAACTGGAGGCCCGCGTCGGCCGCGAGACCCACCGGATCGCCGTGGACCTGCTGGCCGCGGACGAGTCCCGCCCGGGCGTACGGGAGACCGTCCAGGGTTTCCTCGACATGTCCCGCGGTCTGGGCCTCGCCAACCTCCTCACGGACGACGCGGCGCGCCGGGAGCGGGTGGTCGCGCAGTGGGGCGAGATCCTGAACGGCGTACTGGACTGA
- a CDS encoding 4-coumarate--CoA ligase family protein, producing the protein MFRSEYADVPAVEEPIHEAVLGRAAERGDTPALVDGVDGTTLTYGQLDGFHRRLAAAFADAGLRKGDVLALHSPNTIAFPTVFYGATRAGASVTTVHPLATAEEFAKQLRDSATRWIVTVSPLLETARRAAQLAGGVREIFVCDSAPGHRSLIDLLGSTAPEPRIDIDPVTDVAALPYSSGTTGVPKGVMLTHRSIATNLAQLARSVPMDEGERILAVLPFFHIYGLTALMNAPLRQGATVVVLPRFDLDTFLTAIERHRITGLFVAPPIVLALAKHPAVEGYDLSSLKYVISSAAPLDARLAAACAERLGLPPIGQGYGMTELSPCTHLVPLDAADAPPGTVGRLIAGTEMRIVSLDDPDQELGVGEAGEIVIRGPQVMKGYLGRPDATAEMIEPDGWLHTGDVGYVDADGWLFVVDRVKELIKYKGFQVAPAELEALLLTHPGIADAAVVGVYNEDNNEVPHAHVVRQRSAAELSAGEVMMYVAERVAPYKRVRGVTFVEEVPRAASGKILRRELRGRS; encoded by the coding sequence GTGTTCCGCAGTGAGTACGCCGATGTCCCGGCCGTCGAGGAACCCATCCACGAGGCCGTCCTCGGCCGGGCCGCCGAGCGCGGAGACACGCCCGCGCTGGTGGACGGCGTCGACGGCACCACGCTCACCTACGGCCAACTCGACGGGTTCCACCGCCGGCTGGCCGCCGCGTTCGCCGACGCGGGCCTCCGCAAGGGCGACGTGCTCGCCCTGCACAGCCCGAACACCATCGCGTTCCCGACGGTGTTCTACGGCGCCACCCGCGCGGGGGCGTCGGTCACGACCGTGCACCCGCTCGCCACGGCCGAGGAGTTCGCCAAACAGCTGCGGGACAGCGCCACGCGCTGGATCGTGACCGTCTCACCTCTTCTGGAGACGGCCCGGCGGGCCGCACAACTGGCGGGCGGGGTAAGGGAGATATTCGTCTGCGACAGCGCGCCGGGGCACAGGTCGCTGATCGACCTGCTCGGCTCGACCGCACCCGAGCCCCGGATCGACATCGACCCCGTGACGGACGTCGCGGCCCTCCCGTACTCCTCCGGGACCACCGGCGTCCCCAAGGGCGTGATGCTCACCCACCGGTCCATCGCCACCAACCTGGCGCAGCTGGCGCGCTCGGTGCCGATGGACGAGGGGGAGCGCATCCTCGCGGTGCTGCCCTTCTTCCACATCTACGGGCTGACGGCCCTGATGAACGCGCCCCTGCGCCAAGGCGCCACCGTCGTCGTGCTGCCCCGCTTCGACCTCGACACCTTCCTCACGGCCATCGAGCGGCACCGCATCACGGGCCTGTTCGTGGCTCCGCCGATCGTGCTCGCGCTCGCCAAGCACCCGGCCGTCGAGGGCTACGACCTGTCGTCCCTGAAGTACGTCATCTCCTCCGCCGCGCCCCTGGACGCCCGGCTCGCCGCGGCCTGCGCCGAGCGGCTCGGCCTCCCGCCCATCGGCCAGGGCTACGGCATGACGGAACTCTCCCCCTGTACGCACCTGGTACCGCTGGACGCCGCCGACGCGCCCCCGGGGACGGTGGGCAGGCTCATCGCGGGCACCGAGATGCGGATCGTCTCCCTCGACGACCCGGACCAGGAGCTGGGCGTCGGCGAGGCCGGGGAGATCGTCATCCGCGGCCCCCAGGTGATGAAGGGCTACCTGGGGCGTCCCGACGCCACCGCCGAGATGATCGAACCGGACGGCTGGCTGCACACCGGAGACGTCGGGTACGTGGACGCGGACGGCTGGCTGTTCGTCGTCGACCGGGTCAAGGAACTCATCAAGTACAAGGGCTTCCAGGTCGCGCCGGCCGAACTGGAGGCACTCCTGCTGACGCACCCGGGCATCGCGGACGCCGCCGTCGTCGGGGTCTACAACGAGGACAACAACGAGGTCCCGCACGCCCACGTGGTGCGTCAGCGGTCCGCCGCCGAACTGTCCGCGGGCGAGGTCATGATGTACGTCGCCGAGCGCGTCGCCCCGTACAAACGGGTGCGGGGCGTCACCTTCGTCGAGGAGGTACCGCGGGCGGCCTCCGGAAAGATCCTGCGGCGGGAACTGCGGGGCCGGTCATGA
- the pdxH gene encoding pyridoxamine 5'-phosphate oxidase encodes MRAHYRAEGLVESGLAPHPMDQFARWFKQAAQAAVQGVVYEPNAMVVGTADADGRPSSRTVLLKQYDEQGFVFYTNYDSRKARELAANPYVSLLFPWHPMARQVIVTGTARRTGRDETAAYFRTRPHGSQLGAWASAQSSVVPSRTALDSSYADLSARYPEGEQVPVPPNWGGFRIAPRTVEFWQGRENRLHDRLRYTAEPDGGWKVERLSP; translated from the coding sequence ATGCGCGCCCACTACCGCGCCGAGGGACTGGTGGAGTCCGGTCTCGCCCCGCATCCCATGGACCAGTTCGCCCGCTGGTTCAAGCAGGCCGCGCAGGCCGCCGTGCAGGGCGTGGTGTACGAGCCGAACGCGATGGTCGTGGGCACGGCCGACGCCGACGGGCGGCCCAGTTCCCGCACGGTGCTGCTCAAGCAGTACGACGAGCAGGGCTTCGTCTTCTACACCAACTACGACTCGCGCAAGGCCCGGGAGCTGGCCGCCAACCCGTACGTGTCGCTGCTCTTTCCCTGGCATCCGATGGCCCGCCAGGTCATCGTCACCGGGACGGCCCGCCGCACCGGCCGCGACGAGACGGCCGCGTACTTCCGTACCCGCCCGCACGGCTCCCAGCTCGGCGCCTGGGCCAGCGCCCAGTCCTCGGTCGTCCCCTCCCGCACCGCACTCGACTCCTCCTACGCGGACCTGAGCGCCCGCTACCCCGAGGGTGAGCAGGTCCCGGTCCCCCCGAACTGGGGCGGATTCCGCATCGCCCCGCGGACGGTCGAGTTCTGGCAGGGCCGCGAGAACCGCCTCCACGACCGGCTGCGGTACACGGCGGAGCCCGACGGCGGCTGGAAGGTGGAGCGGCTCAGCCCGTGA